From Electrophorus electricus isolate fEleEle1 chromosome 8, fEleEle1.pri, whole genome shotgun sequence, the proteins below share one genomic window:
- the si:dkey-126h10.1 gene encoding vesicular inhibitory amino acid transporter translates to MWDPGATARIRAHVGTAWRRCFRAGEDEEEEEEQRLVDREERAELENDCCPLQEGGDPHQHTQRSITTWEAGWNITNAIQGVCVLGLPYALLQSGFLGLVLLVLSACVCSYTGKILISCLYEEDEQGHVRRIRHTYEDVADTCCPRLGGRLVGAAQLVELTFTCVLYLVIGGNMMSHGLPFLPLTPATSSALTFLTLAPCVVIRDLRVVSRLSFLCSLAQFLLTFIVIVYCLCQCPRWAYGVLALAVDFDHFLVAAGIIIFSYTSQILLPALEGSMAERAEFGSMMDCTHTLAGVLKTAFALLALLTWGHDTKEVVSENLPMALRMMINLCLLTKSLLSYPLPFYAAAQLLHTDVARSGIARDGWGGAGGGAEWHVLLLRGSLLCLTFVMAACVPHISLLMGLTGSVTGATMTLLLPALFHLRLKWAGLGWGGRVLDSLILALGVLCTVAGIIYSVRGVLEALGNR, encoded by the exons ATGTGGGATCCAGGCGCCACAGCTAGGATCCGTGCCCACGTCGGGACCGCCTGGAGAAGGTGCTTCCGCGcgggtgaggatgaggaggaggaagaggagcagagactGGTGGACAGGGAGGAGAGAGCGGAGCTTGAGAACGactgctgccccctgcaggagggaggagacccccaccaacacacacagcgcaGCATCACCACCTGGGAGGCAGGCTGGAACATCACAAACGccatacag ggtgtgtgtgtgctgggtctGCCCTACGCTCTGTTACAGAGTGGTTTCTTGGGGCTGGTCTTGCTGGTCctctctgcgtgcgtgtgcagcTACACAGGTAAGATCCTCATTTCCTGTCTGTACGAGGAGGATGAGCAGGGTCATGTCCGCCGCATCCGCCACACCTATGAGGACGTCGCTGACACCTGCTGCCCGCGCCTGGGCGGCAGGCTCGTTGGTGCCGCCCAGCTGGTGGAGCTCACCTTCACCTGCGTCCTGTACCTGGTCATTGGTGGCAACATGATGAGCCACGGCTTACCCTTCCTCCCCCTGACCCCGGCCACCAGCTCTGCACTGACCTTCCTGACCCTGGCGCCCTGCGTGGTGATCCGTGACCTCAGGGTGGTGTCTAgactcagcttcctctgttcGCTTGCCCAGTTCCTCCTCACCTTCATTGTGATTGTCTACTGCCTGTGCCAGTGTCCGCGTTGGGCCTATGGTGTCCTGGCACTGGCGGTGGACTTTGACCACTTCCTGGTGGCAGCGGGCATAATCATCTTCAGCTACACATCGCAGATCCTTCTGCCGGCTCTGGAGGGCAGTATGGCAGAGAGGGCGGAATTCGGCTCCATGatggactgcacacacacgctggccGGTGTGCTGAAGACCGCCTTCGCACTGCTGGCCCTCCTCACCTGGGGTCACGACACCAAGGAG GTGGTCAGTGAGAATCTCCCTATGGCTCTGAGGATGATGATCAACCTGTGTCTGTTGACGAAGTCTTTGCTCTCCTACCCTCTGCCTTTCTACGCAGCTGCACAGTTGCTCCACACGGACGTAGCACGGTCAGGCATTGCCCGGGATGGgtggggcggggctgggggcggggccgaGTGGCACGTGCTCCTCCTCCGTGGctccctcctctgtctcactttcgTCATGGCAGCGTGTGTGCCCCACATCTCCCTGCTCATGGGGCTGACGGGCAGCGTAACCGGGGCAACCATGACCCTGCTGCTGCCTGCGCTTTTCCACCTCCGGCTgaagtgggcggggctgggcTGGGGTGGGAGGGTCCTGGATAGCCTCATCCTGGCCCTCGGGGTCTTGTGCACTGTGGCGGGTATCATCTACTCTGTTAGGGGTGTACTGGAGGCTCTTGGgaacagatag